The Cellulomonas sp. S1-8 genome has a window encoding:
- a CDS encoding DUF1697 domain-containing protein encodes MTVMVALLRGVNVGGATKVPMVDLRRVVADAGYGDVRTYVNSGNVLLTTDATDTDEVAATLRAACAAAFAVGPDVIVRTRDELHAVVAGNPFLDRDDDPTHHHVVFLPGRETARLPDVDVTPPEDLAAAGREVYLFLPHGMGRSPLAARLARQPGPVGTARNWRTVTTLARMADEPA; translated from the coding sequence ATGACCGTCATGGTGGCGCTGCTGCGCGGCGTGAACGTGGGCGGTGCCACGAAGGTGCCGATGGTCGACCTGCGCCGCGTCGTCGCCGACGCCGGCTACGGCGACGTCCGGACGTACGTCAACAGCGGCAACGTGCTGCTGACGACGGACGCCACGGACACCGACGAGGTCGCCGCGACCCTGCGGGCAGCGTGCGCCGCCGCGTTCGCGGTCGGACCCGACGTGATCGTCCGCACGCGCGACGAGCTGCACGCCGTCGTCGCCGGCAACCCGTTCCTCGACCGCGACGACGACCCGACGCACCACCACGTCGTCTTCCTCCCCGGCAGGGAGACGGCCCGGCTCCCGGACGTCGACGTCACCCCTCCGGAGGACCTCGCCGCAGCGGGCCGCGAGGTGTACCTGTTCCTGCCGCACGGCATGGGCCGCAGCCCGCTGGCCGCGCGGCTCGCCCGGCAGCCGGGCCCGGTCGGCACGGCGCGCAACTGGCGCACCGTGACGACGCTGGCCCGGATGGCCGACGAGCCGGCCTGA
- a CDS encoding methylated-DNA--[protein]-cysteine S-methyltransferase codes for MATTYAVVQAPFGAVTVGVADGAVTDVRFPLADGSPATRDLGVRADPADDPVLSEAVRQLESYLAGERRDFDLPLRYRGSAFRQRVWEGLRTVPYGTTTTYGALATVLGFDPRTTARAVGAANGANHLPIVVPCHRVIGADGTLIGFSGGVERKRELLALEARVASGAGTLF; via the coding sequence GTGGCGACGACGTACGCGGTGGTGCAGGCACCGTTCGGTGCGGTGACGGTCGGTGTGGCCGACGGCGCGGTGACGGACGTCCGGTTCCCGCTCGCCGACGGGTCGCCCGCGACCCGGGACCTCGGGGTGCGTGCCGACCCGGCGGACGATCCCGTCCTGAGCGAGGCGGTCCGGCAGCTCGAGTCGTACCTCGCCGGTGAGCGGCGCGACTTCGACCTGCCGCTGCGCTACCGCGGCAGCGCGTTCCGGCAGCGTGTGTGGGAGGGGCTGCGCACCGTCCCGTACGGCACGACGACGACGTACGGCGCGCTGGCGACGGTCCTCGGGTTCGACCCGCGCACCACCGCCCGCGCGGTCGGCGCGGCGAACGGCGCCAACCACCTGCCGATCGTCGTGCCCTGCCACCGGGTCATCGGCGCGGACGGCACGCTCATCGGCTTCTCGGGCGGCGTCGAGCGCAAGCGCGAGCTGCTGGCCCTGGAGGCGCGCGTCGCCTCCGGCGCGGGCACGCTGTTCTGA
- a CDS encoding cellulose binding domain-containing protein yields MSTPLGRRTRRRVVATLTALATLTATAATGLITATGAQAAASCRASYTVTAQWPGAFMANVAVTNTGDPVRSWTLAWTAASGQRVVRAYNGVAAQDGTRVTVAGTRYNSALGTGRTAVVSLSGTWTTANPAPTSITFNGTTCTLGATATPTPPAPTTPAPTTPAPTTPAPTTPAPTTPAPTTPAPTPTTPAPTDPLPPQPPTAPGWGSALPPAGATLSRAYQALQSASASGYQPRAGECSVEVHAHYWTYGPDGTVYPTWHPARDASGCTFGHEHGDDPRTSVLLAQTGWPAFAYTSEVLARSTDATGHRHEDHVGHKVFAADDVAVIQGDTGTAVDAPAGTTIATCDVLLKFHQGTHSPDAFTNNLHELLFNADCTQGTTTSQVRYSAMIALGRPGGFGSTDCPGPLGRSFTQVGTATPATSPSDTRSLGRLLTDASCIDAIAGGAAFDSFKLHEFWFSDVRLSTPQVTFQLSPLFYVLNPSRYHDATRPSRLARTVDVCYSGVAGAFCDMARRTTQRTGQQVAWDDVASPFRGTIRQMRPGTYSVRTSGPTTLYTDALGANASTTPFAGSIAQHFSGSTSSSLYVRGATRDHGSDPSHAVHAPN; encoded by the coding sequence ATGTCCACGCCACTCGGCAGACGGACGCGTCGTCGCGTCGTCGCCACCCTCACCGCGCTCGCCACCCTCACCGCCACGGCCGCGACGGGCCTGATCACCGCCACAGGCGCGCAGGCCGCTGCCTCGTGCCGGGCGTCCTACACCGTCACGGCCCAGTGGCCCGGCGCCTTCATGGCGAACGTCGCCGTCACCAACACCGGTGACCCCGTGCGCTCGTGGACGCTCGCGTGGACCGCGGCGTCCGGCCAGCGCGTCGTCCGCGCCTACAACGGCGTCGCGGCGCAGGACGGCACCCGCGTCACCGTCGCCGGTACGCGGTACAACAGCGCGCTCGGCACCGGCCGGACCGCCGTCGTCTCGCTCAGCGGCACGTGGACCACCGCCAACCCCGCGCCGACGAGCATCACGTTCAACGGCACCACCTGCACGCTCGGCGCGACGGCGACCCCGACGCCGCCCGCGCCGACCACCCCGGCCCCCACCACCCCGGCTCCGACCACCCCCGCTCCGACCACCCCGGCCCCCACCACCCCGGCCCCCACCACCCCGGCGCCGACGCCCACCACCCCGGCGCCGACGGACCCGCTCCCGCCGCAGCCGCCGACCGCCCCGGGCTGGGGCAGCGCGCTCCCGCCGGCCGGCGCCACGCTCAGCCGTGCGTACCAGGCGCTGCAGTCCGCGTCGGCGTCGGGCTACCAGCCCCGGGCCGGCGAGTGCTCGGTCGAGGTGCACGCCCACTACTGGACCTACGGGCCCGACGGCACGGTGTACCCGACGTGGCACCCGGCACGTGACGCGAGCGGCTGCACGTTCGGCCACGAGCACGGCGACGACCCCCGCACGTCGGTCCTGCTCGCGCAGACCGGGTGGCCGGCGTTCGCCTACACCAGCGAGGTGCTGGCCCGCAGCACGGACGCCACCGGCCACCGGCACGAGGACCACGTCGGGCACAAGGTCTTCGCGGCCGACGACGTCGCGGTGATCCAGGGCGACACCGGGACCGCCGTCGACGCCCCGGCGGGCACGACGATCGCCACCTGCGACGTGCTGCTGAAGTTCCACCAGGGCACGCACTCGCCGGACGCGTTCACCAACAACCTGCACGAGCTGCTGTTCAACGCCGACTGCACGCAGGGCACGACGACCTCCCAGGTCCGCTACAGCGCCATGATCGCGCTGGGCCGCCCGGGCGGCTTCGGCAGCACCGACTGCCCCGGCCCGCTGGGCCGCTCGTTCACGCAGGTCGGGACCGCGACCCCGGCGACCTCCCCGTCGGACACGCGGTCGCTCGGTCGCCTCCTGACCGACGCGTCCTGCATCGACGCGATCGCGGGCGGTGCGGCGTTCGACTCGTTCAAGCTGCACGAGTTCTGGTTCTCCGACGTGCGGCTGTCCACGCCGCAGGTCACCTTCCAGCTCTCCCCGCTGTTCTACGTGCTCAACCCGAGCCGCTACCACGACGCGACCAGGCCGAGCCGCCTGGCCCGCACGGTCGACGTCTGCTACTCGGGCGTCGCGGGGGCGTTCTGCGACATGGCGCGCCGCACCACCCAGCGCACCGGTCAGCAGGTCGCGTGGGACGACGTCGCCTCGCCGTTCCGCGGGACCATCCGCCAGATGCGGCCCGGCACGTACTCCGTGCGCACGTCGGGCCCGACGACGCTCTACACCGACGCCCTGGGCGCCAACGCCTCGACCACGCCGTTCGCGGGCTCGATCGCGCAGCACTTCTCGGGCAGCACGTCGTCGTCGTTGTACGTCCGTGGCGCCACCCGCGACCACGGGTCGGACCCGTCGCACGCCGTGCACGCACCCAACTGA
- a CDS encoding ABC transporter permease, whose protein sequence is MTAATLTTTPTVPTTADPRRSWWSDVALVLVRELRPVVREPFSVVFGLIQPLVFLALFGPLLVGSVGAGLPSADVWLWFVPSVLVMTTLFGTSTTGSNLQEEMISGSYERMLVTPLSRSSQIVGRALKEVVPLVAQALLVVLVMLPFGLRPDPVGVVLGLALLAVLGVGLGAFSYALALAVRDQQWMFWAVQQTVLFPLMILSGLLLPLEAGPRWMQVASTVNPLRWVVDAERALFAGDLTSSSVVWGVAAAGLTAVAGLVVGVRAILSSTR, encoded by the coding sequence ATGACCGCCGCGACGCTCACCACCACCCCCACCGTCCCCACGACGGCCGACCCCCGCCGATCCTGGTGGTCCGACGTGGCCCTCGTGCTCGTCCGCGAGCTGCGGCCCGTGGTCCGCGAGCCGTTCTCGGTCGTGTTCGGGCTGATCCAGCCCCTGGTGTTCCTCGCGCTGTTCGGCCCGCTGCTCGTCGGGTCCGTCGGCGCGGGCCTGCCGAGCGCCGACGTCTGGCTGTGGTTCGTGCCCTCGGTGCTGGTCATGACGACGCTGTTCGGCACGTCGACGACCGGCTCCAACCTGCAGGAGGAGATGATCTCCGGCTCGTACGAGCGCATGCTCGTGACGCCGTTGTCCCGGTCGTCGCAGATCGTCGGACGCGCCCTGAAGGAGGTCGTCCCGCTGGTCGCGCAGGCGCTGCTCGTCGTGCTGGTCATGCTGCCGTTCGGGCTGCGGCCCGACCCGGTGGGCGTCGTGCTGGGCCTCGCGCTGCTCGCCGTGCTCGGCGTCGGCCTCGGCGCGTTCAGCTACGCGCTCGCGCTCGCGGTGCGGGACCAGCAGTGGATGTTCTGGGCCGTCCAGCAGACCGTGCTGTTCCCCCTGATGATCCTGTCCGGTCTGCTGCTGCCGCTGGAGGCCGGCCCGCGCTGGATGCAGGTCGCGTCCACCGTCAACCCGCTGCGGTGGGTCGTCGACGCCGAGCGCGCGCTCTTCGCCGGCGACCTGACCTCGTCGTCCGTCGTCTGGGGCGTCGCCGCGGCCGGGCTCACCGCGGTGGCGGGACTGGTCGTGGGGGTGCGCGCGATCCTGAGCTCGACGCGCTGA
- a CDS encoding ATP-binding cassette domain-containing protein, with the protein MIRTRGLTKDFVVSRTQTVHAVRGIDLDVAPGELVAVLGPNGAGKTTTMRMLTTLVRPTAGTATVAGVDVLTDPAAVRRRIGYVGQGNGAGRSQHVVDELVVHGRVHGLTARTARTRAHDLLDALDLAGLAHRKVESLSGGQRRRVDVALGLVHGPRLLFLDEPSTGLDPHTRANLWTHVLRLRAEHDMTIVLTTHYLDEADTMAERVVVVDHGRIIADDTADALKRDLAGDRLVLTVARTDDAGALAGLLGRVPGAREVEVDGTRVTARVADAPSAAPHVVRTAAAAGLDVTEVRSERPTLDDVFLALTGRSLRDAGATAAPDSSDDEAAAAAGKDAA; encoded by the coding sequence ATGATCCGCACCCGAGGTCTGACGAAGGACTTCGTCGTCAGCCGCACCCAGACCGTGCACGCCGTGCGCGGCATCGACCTCGACGTCGCACCCGGCGAGCTCGTCGCGGTGCTCGGCCCCAACGGCGCCGGCAAGACCACGACGATGCGCATGCTCACCACCCTCGTCCGCCCCACCGCGGGGACCGCGACCGTCGCCGGCGTCGACGTGCTCACCGACCCCGCCGCGGTGCGCCGCCGCATCGGGTACGTCGGCCAGGGCAACGGCGCCGGGCGCTCGCAGCACGTGGTCGACGAGCTCGTCGTGCACGGGCGGGTCCACGGGCTGACCGCCCGGACGGCCCGCACCCGCGCGCACGACCTGCTCGACGCGCTCGACCTCGCCGGGCTCGCGCACCGCAAGGTCGAGAGCCTGTCCGGCGGGCAGCGCCGCCGCGTGGACGTCGCGCTCGGGCTCGTCCACGGCCCGCGCCTGCTGTTCCTCGACGAGCCGTCCACGGGCCTCGACCCGCACACGCGCGCGAACCTGTGGACCCACGTGCTGCGCCTGCGGGCCGAGCACGACATGACGATCGTCCTGACCACCCACTACCTCGACGAGGCGGACACGATGGCCGAGCGGGTCGTCGTCGTCGACCACGGCCGGATCATCGCCGACGACACCGCCGACGCCCTCAAGCGCGACCTCGCGGGCGACCGTCTGGTGCTGACGGTCGCCCGCACCGACGACGCCGGGGCGCTCGCGGGCCTCCTGGGTCGTGTCCCCGGGGCGCGCGAGGTCGAGGTCGACGGGACGCGCGTGACCGCACGCGTCGCCGACGCCCCGAGCGCCGCACCGCACGTCGTGCGCACCGCCGCCGCCGCCGGCCTGGACGTCACCGAGGTCCGCTCCGAGCGCCCGACGCTCGACGACGTCTTCCTGGCCCTCACCGGCCGCAGCCTGCGCGACGCGGGCGCGACCGCAGCACCCGACAGCTCCGACGACGAGGCGGCCGCAGCTGCCGGGAAGGACGCCGCATGA
- a CDS encoding helix-turn-helix transcriptional regulator yields the protein MSSPSSRLLSLLSLLQSRRDWPGDVLAGRLGVSARTVRRDVDRLRDLGYPVHATKGPDGGYRLTSGSRMPPLLLDDEQVVALSLALQTGGTGVDGVDEAALRALTTLRQVMPTRLRAASDALAVTVVRRTEGGVTVDPEVLLAVGTAVRAREVLRFDYAGGSGPLLGEGDSAFRPPRRAEPHHLVTWGGRWYLVAYDLDRDDWRTFRVDRMTPRTPTGPRVPERKVPGGDVEAFVAGRLGTRPVGACRGTAVLDMPAADVARWAGHDALVEAVGPGRARIVTGAWSWDALAAVLGMFAVPFDVEGPDELVAACGRLAARYARASG from the coding sequence ATGTCGTCGCCGTCGTCCCGCCTGCTGTCGCTCCTGTCGCTGCTGCAGTCCCGCCGCGACTGGCCCGGTGACGTGCTCGCCGGCCGGCTCGGCGTGAGCGCGCGGACGGTGCGGCGCGACGTCGACCGGCTGCGCGACCTGGGGTACCCCGTGCACGCCACGAAGGGCCCGGACGGCGGGTACCGGCTGACGTCCGGCAGCCGGATGCCGCCGCTGCTGCTCGACGACGAGCAGGTCGTCGCGCTCTCGCTCGCGCTGCAGACCGGCGGCACCGGGGTGGACGGCGTCGACGAGGCGGCGCTCCGCGCGCTGACGACGCTGCGGCAGGTCATGCCGACGCGGCTGCGTGCCGCGTCGGACGCGCTCGCCGTCACGGTCGTGCGGCGCACCGAGGGCGGGGTCACGGTCGACCCGGAGGTGCTCCTGGCCGTCGGCACCGCCGTGCGGGCGCGGGAGGTGCTGCGCTTCGACTACGCCGGCGGGAGCGGACCGCTGCTCGGCGAGGGGGACTCCGCCTTCCGCCCCCCGCGCCGCGCCGAGCCCCACCACCTGGTGACGTGGGGCGGCCGGTGGTACCTCGTCGCGTACGACCTGGACCGCGACGACTGGCGGACGTTCCGCGTCGACCGCATGACCCCGCGCACACCGACCGGTCCCCGGGTGCCCGAGCGCAAGGTGCCGGGCGGTGACGTCGAGGCGTTCGTCGCCGGGCGCCTCGGCACCCGGCCGGTCGGCGCGTGCCGCGGCACGGCGGTGCTCGACATGCCCGCGGCGGACGTCGCCCGGTGGGCGGGCCACGACGCGCTCGTGGAGGCCGTCGGACCGGGCCGGGCCCGGATCGTCACGGGCGCGTGGTCGTGGGACGCGCTGGCGGCGGTCCTGGGGATGTTCGCCGTGCCGTTCGACGTCGAGGGTCCCGACGAGCTGGTCGCGGCGTGCGGCCGTCTGGCGGCGCGGTACGCGCGGGCGTCGGGGTAG
- a CDS encoding DNA-3-methyladenine glycosylase family protein: protein MRAHLDPVPALASLAARAVPGVEVVDVAAGTVRRLVDLGTGPVPVTAHVTTQGVQVRPDPASGVGVVDPPSPEALDRLAARWFGLDDDLAAVHDALQADAVLGPLLAARPHLRVPGHPDGFEAAVQAVLTQQVSLHAGRTTGGRLAAAHGRPHASGLLAFPRPQDVAAVDPVALQAVLRVPHARARAVHALAVACAEGLDLAPGGPVDDVRAALLALPGIGPWTADVVALRALGDRDAFPSGDLVLRRALGVPHARDVATAGRAWAPWRAFATTHLWSSVAYRDATPLPRGRAAPLGHPGAPDVGEDAIR, encoded by the coding sequence GTGCGCGCCCACCTCGACCCCGTCCCGGCCCTCGCGTCCCTGGCGGCGCGCGCGGTCCCCGGCGTCGAGGTCGTCGACGTCGCGGCCGGCACGGTGCGCCGCCTCGTCGACCTCGGCACGGGCCCGGTCCCCGTGACGGCGCACGTCACGACCCAGGGCGTGCAGGTCCGGCCCGACCCGGCGTCCGGCGTCGGGGTGGTCGACCCGCCCTCCCCCGAGGCACTCGACCGGCTCGCCGCGCGCTGGTTCGGCCTCGACGACGACCTCGCCGCCGTGCACGACGCGCTGCAGGCCGACGCGGTCCTCGGCCCCCTGCTCGCCGCGCGCCCCCACCTGCGGGTGCCCGGCCACCCCGACGGCTTCGAGGCCGCCGTGCAGGCGGTGCTCACGCAGCAGGTGTCGCTGCACGCCGGACGCACCACCGGCGGCCGCCTCGCCGCGGCCCACGGTCGTCCGCACGCGTCCGGCCTGCTCGCCTTCCCCCGCCCGCAGGACGTGGCGGCCGTCGACCCCGTCGCGCTGCAGGCCGTGCTGCGGGTGCCGCACGCCCGGGCGCGGGCCGTGCACGCGCTCGCCGTGGCGTGCGCCGAGGGGCTCGACCTCGCGCCGGGTGGGCCCGTCGACGACGTCCGGGCGGCGCTGCTCGCGCTCCCCGGCATCGGCCCGTGGACGGCGGACGTCGTCGCGCTGCGCGCGCTGGGCGACCGGGACGCCTTCCCGTCGGGCGACCTGGTGCTGCGACGCGCGCTGGGCGTGCCGCACGCCCGTGACGTCGCCACCGCGGGCCGTGCGTGGGCGCCGTGGCGCGCCTTCGCGACGACGCACCTGTGGTCGTCGGTCGCCTACCGGGACGCCACGCCCCTCCCCCGTGGTCGGGCTGCCCCGCTGGGCCATCCGGGTGCGCCGGACGTCGGGGAGGACGCGATCCGGTGA
- a CDS encoding DUF4349 domain-containing protein: MTTRTRTLVATLAVLAALTGCSSGDSGSMSADEAADQPAGIAAEDLGGAVDGAAEGSDVADAAEDGTAATAQQVVQTARVTMVAEDPVATAQDVVRLVARLDGRVDARYERSGTDEDDPGSATLTVRVPSSAMASLPDDLGELGEVREFQVATEDVTNAAQDLDARIAATELSVARMADLLGRATTNSEIIEAESALTERQANLERLRSQRSRLADRVALSTVDIEVFAPERAPEPVVEEGPATFLDGLETGWTAFVATVRGVLVVVGVLLPWLVLAALVGAGVLWWRRRAARRATPVDPAATAPGAPVRPGPTPPGASPTPPSGGAAGPR; this comes from the coding sequence ATGACGACGCGCACCCGCACCCTCGTGGCCACCCTCGCCGTGCTCGCCGCGCTGACGGGCTGCAGCTCGGGCGACAGCGGCTCCATGTCGGCCGACGAGGCCGCGGACCAGCCCGCCGGCATCGCCGCCGAGGACCTCGGCGGGGCGGTCGACGGCGCGGCCGAGGGGTCCGACGTCGCCGACGCTGCCGAGGACGGGACGGCGGCCACGGCGCAGCAGGTCGTCCAGACGGCGCGCGTCACCATGGTCGCGGAGGACCCGGTCGCCACGGCGCAGGACGTCGTCCGGCTGGTCGCGCGGCTCGACGGGCGCGTCGACGCCCGGTACGAGCGCTCGGGCACGGACGAGGACGACCCGGGCAGCGCGACGCTCACGGTGCGCGTCCCGTCGAGCGCGATGGCGTCGCTCCCCGACGACCTCGGCGAGCTGGGCGAGGTCCGGGAGTTCCAGGTCGCGACGGAGGACGTCACCAACGCCGCGCAGGACCTGGACGCGCGCATCGCGGCCACCGAGCTGTCGGTCGCACGCATGGCGGACCTGCTGGGCAGGGCGACGACGAACAGCGAGATCATCGAGGCGGAGAGCGCACTGACCGAGCGGCAGGCGAACCTGGAGCGCCTGCGCTCGCAGCGGTCGCGGCTGGCGGACCGGGTCGCTCTGTCCACGGTCGACATCGAGGTCTTCGCACCGGAGCGCGCGCCGGAGCCCGTCGTCGAGGAGGGCCCGGCGACGTTCCTCGACGGGCTGGAGACCGGGTGGACCGCCTTCGTGGCGACCGTCCGCGGCGTGCTCGTCGTCGTCGGCGTGCTGCTGCCGTGGCTCGTCCTGGCCGCGCTGGTCGGCGCCGGGGTGCTGTGGTGGCGCCGCCGGGCGGCCCGGAGGGCGACGCCCGTCGACCCCGCGGCCACGGCCCCCGGCGCCCCCGTGCGCCCCGGACCCACGCCCCCCGGGGCCAGCCCGACCCCCCCGTCGGGCGGGGCCGCCGGCCCCCGCTGA
- a CDS encoding DUF4914 family protein, with the protein MSVTVTGPLADVSLAPEVRTALEACPRLVIPATREELYQLALGPDGGPTFTVAYDVDGTPVTEATVTRCRNGVAVNYPEDYMRRRDPDCMRIADDLPTDKPRYRDIFDAEFDPTRTQTLEWLATQELVVVPFKAGGPQFGYPSLAIIPLNSAFFALTLVDLQGWVTFDEIGPYTPRSILYVAPPFRHTHFEGRQVVVHNRSQELHEVWAYNLYPGPSAKKGVFSVLLDIGEQEGWLTAHASSVRVTTPYENETVIMHEGASGGGKSEMCQEIRREDDGRILVGTNVVRNEPYHITLGETSALAPVTDDMTLCHPSVQKGNGRLVVADAEAGWFVRVDGMTSYGEDPAFERAVIQPQEHLLFLSIDGVPDATALPWEHTLDSNGKRCPNPRVVIPRSFIKNVINEPKEVDVRTFGVRMPLCTREAPSYGIMGMMHLIPPSLAWVWRLIAPRGDKNPSIGESRDVKKALRHGGMVAEGVGSYWPFSTGTKVAAANLLLRQIVENDRTRYVLVPNQHIGAYKVGFSAEWLTREYLARRGGGRIQPEQLTPARCSLFGYRPKDVKVDGQQIRPTLLQPEYQSQVGIEAYDAGAKILTDFFRAELEQFLTDDLDPLGRQIIEVVLRGGGVEEYEALTPMYV; encoded by the coding sequence ATGAGCGTCACCGTGACCGGTCCCCTGGCGGACGTGTCCCTCGCACCCGAGGTGCGCACCGCCCTCGAGGCCTGCCCGCGCCTGGTGATCCCCGCGACGCGCGAGGAGCTGTACCAGCTGGCGCTCGGCCCCGACGGCGGACCCACCTTCACCGTCGCGTACGACGTGGACGGGACGCCCGTCACCGAGGCGACCGTGACCCGGTGCCGCAACGGCGTCGCCGTGAACTACCCCGAGGACTACATGCGCCGGCGCGACCCGGACTGCATGCGCATCGCCGACGACCTGCCGACCGACAAGCCGCGCTACCGCGACATCTTCGACGCGGAGTTCGACCCCACGCGCACGCAGACCCTCGAGTGGCTCGCCACGCAGGAGCTCGTCGTGGTGCCGTTCAAGGCCGGCGGGCCGCAGTTCGGCTACCCGTCGCTCGCGATCATCCCGCTGAACAGCGCGTTCTTCGCGCTCACGCTGGTCGACCTGCAGGGCTGGGTGACGTTCGACGAGATCGGCCCGTACACGCCGCGCTCGATCCTGTACGTCGCGCCGCCGTTCCGCCACACGCACTTCGAGGGCCGCCAGGTCGTCGTCCACAACCGCTCGCAGGAGCTGCACGAGGTGTGGGCCTACAACCTGTACCCGGGTCCGAGCGCCAAGAAGGGCGTCTTCTCGGTGCTGCTCGACATCGGCGAGCAGGAGGGCTGGCTGACCGCGCACGCGTCCAGCGTCCGCGTCACGACGCCGTACGAGAACGAGACCGTGATCATGCACGAGGGTGCGTCGGGCGGCGGCAAGTCCGAGATGTGCCAGGAGATCCGCCGCGAGGACGACGGGCGCATCCTCGTCGGCACCAACGTCGTGCGCAACGAGCCGTACCACATCACCCTCGGCGAGACCTCCGCGCTGGCCCCCGTGACGGACGACATGACGCTGTGCCACCCGTCGGTGCAGAAGGGCAACGGCCGGCTCGTCGTCGCCGACGCCGAGGCCGGCTGGTTCGTGCGCGTCGACGGCATGACGAGCTACGGCGAGGACCCCGCGTTCGAGCGGGCAGTGATCCAGCCGCAGGAGCACCTGCTGTTCCTGTCGATCGACGGCGTGCCCGACGCGACGGCGCTGCCGTGGGAGCACACGCTCGACTCGAACGGCAAGCGATGCCCCAACCCGCGCGTCGTCATCCCGCGGTCGTTCATCAAGAACGTCATCAACGAGCCCAAGGAGGTCGACGTCCGCACGTTCGGCGTGCGCATGCCGCTGTGCACGCGGGAGGCCCCCAGCTACGGGATCATGGGGATGATGCACCTCATCCCGCCGTCGCTGGCGTGGGTGTGGCGTCTGATCGCCCCGCGCGGGGACAAGAACCCGTCGATCGGTGAGAGCAGGGACGTCAAGAAGGCGCTGCGGCACGGCGGCATGGTCGCCGAGGGCGTCGGGTCGTACTGGCCGTTCTCGACGGGCACCAAGGTGGCCGCGGCGAACCTGCTGCTGCGTCAGATCGTCGAGAACGACCGCACCCGGTACGTGCTCGTGCCCAACCAGCACATCGGCGCGTACAAGGTCGGCTTCTCCGCCGAGTGGCTGACGCGCGAGTACCTGGCGCGGCGCGGCGGCGGGCGCATCCAGCCGGAGCAGCTGACGCCCGCGCGGTGCTCCCTGTTCGGCTACCGGCCCAAGGACGTCAAGGTGGACGGGCAGCAGATCCGCCCGACGCTGCTGCAGCCGGAGTACCAGTCGCAGGTCGGGATCGAGGCGTACGACGCGGGAGCGAAGATCCTCACGGACTTCTTCCGCGCCGAGCTCGAGCAGTTCCTCACCGACGACCTGGACCCGCTCGGGCGGCAGATCATCGAGGTCGTCCTGCGCGGCGGCGGCGTCGAGGAGTACGAGGCGCTCACGCCGATGTACGTCTGA